The Deinococcus sonorensis KR-87 DNA window GCCACCAGCCCCTGCACCGCGTGCCAGGGGGTCGACCAGGCGCCCAGTCCCGCGTCGATCACCACGGTGGGCGCGCCGCTTCCGGCACACTCGAGGTGCAGCCGGAACCCGCCCACGTCCACCAGCCGGCCCGGCGGAGGGTACGCCCGCGCGTCGGCCTGCTCGGCGCGCGTTTCATTGCAGGCCCCGAGCAGGGTGACGCCCGCGAGCAACCCGGCGGACAGCGTCAGGCGGCGCAGCAGCGAAGCGCGGCGCGCGGTGGGCGGGCGAACGGACGGTGAGCGGACAGCCGGGAACTGAGTCATCGCAACTCCTGTGGACCTCGAAGGGGAAGGGCGGAGGAACGGGGGACGTCACCGGGCCTGACCGGCCGGTCGACCGCACTTCCCGGGTGGCCAGCGGCAGCGCTTCGCCACGCTGAGCCGCGGAGCTCAGCGGGTGGCGCCGGGCGCCGTGCCGTTTAAGGTGCAGTGGAGCGGGCGGTGGACGGCGGCAGGCCGTGCCGGGCGTGCCAGAGGCGGCGGAAGTGGCGGGCGTCATCGAAGCCGCACGTGCCGGCGATGGCCTCCAGCGTCAGGTGCGGGTCGGCCATCAGCTGCGCCGCGAGCTCCAGGCGCAGTTCCTGCTGGTAGGCCAGCGGGGTCAGGCCGGTGTGCTGCTTGAACGCGCGCGTCAGGCCACGCGGACTCATGTTCGCCAGGGCGGCCAGGCGATCCAGGCGGGCTTTCTCCGCCACATGCTGGCTGAGTTGGTCCTGCACCCGGTGCACCCCCGGATGCAGGTGAGAACGGTACGCCAGGTGCACGCTCGCCTGGGTCTGAACGCCGTCCCGACGCAGGTAGATCACTAGGTACCGGGCGACCTGGGCGGTGAGCCGCGGCCCGTGTTCACGTTCGAGCAGCGAGAGGGCCATGTCGATGCCGGAGGCGATCCCGGCGCTGGTCGTGATGGGGCCGTCATGGGTGTACAGCACGGCGTCCTGCAGCAGGGCCTTCGGGTACCGCGCCTGCATCGCCGCCACC harbors:
- a CDS encoding GlxA family transcriptional regulator, producing MLLPPGVSSSVPSSGARRVIFVLLPAVNLLDLGGPAQVFDVARRFGAEYHLMFCAATPQILSVQGLPLGPLAPFPVPGPEDLVIIPGPRLSEPVPGQPWIDPATAAWLRAAYAAGARLASVCTGLAALGEAGLLDGRRCTTHWGSVAAMQARYPKALLQDAVLYTHDGPITTSAGIASGIDMALSLLEREHGPRLTAQVARYLVIYLRRDGVQTQASVHLAYRSHLHPGVHRVQDQLSQHVAEKARLDRLAALANMSPRGLTRAFKQHTGLTPLAYQQELRLELAAQLMADPHLTLEAIAGTCGFDDARHFRRLWHARHGLPPSTARSTAP